The following are encoded together in the Streptomyces sp. NBC_00341 genome:
- a CDS encoding DUF1963 domain-containing protein → MDTPDPLGPRAMLCALRDFCAEQVDAEVTARIVELARPGFALTPAGPGEAAGNSRFGGRALLEPGMRWPTCEGFPMSLHAVLDTDPLAPWLDSLFPPGTGLLNFFYLDTQTEQTHPDAWGPYEKYGFGAERALGCVLAARSAHAVEVDPPVRAGVFEPIPWAATYGLLLPHAFDPVWGTVDLGPELDEKTCGGSFVFLEEIFPRWSDRPPGVTGPPGPGDRVDLAFGRHQGTTGNGPNLPAGADPNDFHHLLQLTGNDQWHMGGDGGTLHWAMSTAALHVGDFGQAVPTPDLS, encoded by the coding sequence ATGGATACGCCTGACCCGTTGGGCCCGCGGGCAATGCTCTGCGCATTGCGGGACTTCTGTGCCGAGCAAGTCGACGCGGAGGTCACCGCACGGATCGTCGAGCTCGCCCGGCCGGGCTTCGCCCTGACCCCGGCCGGGCCCGGCGAGGCGGCGGGGAACAGCCGTTTCGGCGGCAGGGCGTTGCTTGAGCCCGGCATGCGCTGGCCGACCTGCGAGGGCTTCCCGATGAGCCTGCACGCCGTCCTGGATACCGATCCGCTCGCCCCCTGGCTCGACAGTCTCTTCCCGCCGGGGACCGGCCTGCTCAACTTCTTCTACCTCGACACCCAGACCGAACAGACCCACCCCGACGCCTGGGGACCGTACGAGAAGTACGGCTTCGGCGCCGAGCGGGCGTTGGGCTGTGTGCTCGCGGCTCGGTCCGCACACGCCGTCGAGGTGGACCCGCCCGTCCGCGCCGGCGTGTTCGAGCCGATCCCATGGGCGGCGACCTACGGGCTGCTCCTCCCCCACGCCTTCGATCCCGTCTGGGGGACCGTGGACCTCGGGCCGGAGCTCGATGAGAAGACCTGCGGCGGCAGCTTCGTCTTCCTGGAGGAGATATTCCCCCGCTGGTCCGACCGGCCGCCCGGCGTGACCGGTCCGCCCGGCCCCGGTGACCGGGTGGACCTCGCCTTCGGCCGGCATCAGGGCACTACGGGCAACGGGCCGAACCTGCCTGCCGGTGCCGACCCGAACGACTTCCACCACCTGCTCCAACTGACCGGCAACGACCAGTGGCACATGGGCGGTGACGGCGGCACTCTGCACTGGGCGATGTCCACCGCGGCGCTGCACGTCGGCGACTTCGGCCAGGCCGTCCCCACCCCGGACCTGTCCTGA
- a CDS encoding sporulation protein — MASTVRRSRPPNADLARLIEGCGASHKSLAHRINQLARQAGTATGYSHTSVANWCRRGMTPKWPVPELLAQAIGERLGRSVGLAEIGMADARTPDANVGLDFPRDPADAVRVATSFWSSVNRRDFLATGASGFAVSAFAAPVTRWLVTPADETAGHRGGGQVGRADLDELREAADDARRWDSRYGGGNWKANSVTTCLQERAAPLLRGSFADGVGRELFSVTAELSRLAGWTAFDVGQHDVAQRHFIQALRLARAGGDVQLGCYVLTTMAMQSLLRGFAGEAVDMAQGAFERAKGRAVPRVLAFTKLIEARAHARENDPKAASRALAASEGLLEQSKDAGGDEPAWIDFYHHARLSADATEVFRDLKNPKAALAWNQRAAAMPPGVFTRSVGMRLAIVGTAHLQARDLGLGLELGNRSVDILARVRSSRALDYVREFSTALAPWRREPAVRDFIHRTRTELAIGGPR, encoded by the coding sequence GTGGCATCGACCGTCCGCCGGAGCCGTCCGCCCAACGCGGATCTGGCCCGGCTCATCGAAGGCTGCGGTGCGAGCCACAAGTCCCTGGCCCACCGGATCAACCAGCTCGCCCGGCAGGCCGGGACCGCCACCGGCTACTCGCACACCTCGGTCGCGAACTGGTGCCGACGCGGGATGACCCCGAAGTGGCCGGTCCCCGAGCTCCTCGCCCAGGCGATCGGCGAACGGCTGGGGCGGTCCGTCGGCCTTGCCGAAATCGGTATGGCCGATGCGCGGACACCGGACGCGAACGTGGGGTTGGATTTCCCGCGGGACCCCGCTGACGCCGTCCGCGTCGCCACTTCGTTCTGGAGCTCCGTGAACCGCCGCGACTTCCTCGCCACGGGCGCATCCGGCTTCGCCGTGTCCGCGTTCGCCGCCCCGGTCACCCGCTGGCTCGTCACTCCCGCCGACGAGACCGCCGGCCACCGGGGCGGCGGGCAGGTCGGGCGCGCGGACCTCGACGAGCTGCGCGAGGCCGCCGACGACGCCCGGCGGTGGGACTCCAGATACGGCGGCGGGAACTGGAAGGCGAACTCGGTCACCACCTGCCTCCAGGAGCGGGCGGCCCCACTGCTGCGGGGGTCCTTCGCCGACGGGGTCGGCCGCGAGCTGTTCTCCGTCACCGCGGAGCTGTCCCGGCTGGCCGGGTGGACGGCGTTCGACGTCGGGCAACACGACGTCGCCCAGCGGCACTTCATCCAGGCGCTCCGCCTCGCCCGCGCGGGCGGTGACGTCCAGCTGGGCTGCTACGTCCTGACCACGATGGCCATGCAGTCGCTGCTGCGCGGCTTCGCGGGCGAGGCCGTCGACATGGCCCAGGGCGCCTTCGAGCGGGCGAAGGGCCGGGCTGTTCCCCGGGTGCTGGCCTTCACCAAGCTGATCGAGGCCCGCGCCCACGCCCGCGAGAACGACCCCAAGGCCGCCTCCCGGGCGCTGGCCGCCTCCGAAGGGCTGCTGGAACAGTCGAAGGACGCCGGCGGCGACGAGCCCGCGTGGATCGACTTCTACCACCACGCCCGCCTGTCCGCGGATGCCACCGAGGTGTTCCGCGACCTGAAGAACCCCAAGGCCGCCCTCGCCTGGAACCAGCGCGCCGCAGCCATGCCGCCGGGCGTCTTCACCCGCTCGGTCGGCATGCGCCTGGCCATCGTGGGGACCGCCCACCTCCAGGCCCGCGACCTCGGCCTCGGCCTGGAACTGGGCAACCGGTCCGTCGACATCCTCGCCCGCGTCCGGTCCAGCCGGGCCCTGGACTACGTACGCGAGTTCAGCACCGCGCTGGCCCCCTGGCGCCGCGAGCCGGCCGTGCGCGACTTC
- a CDS encoding UDP-glucose/GDP-mannose dehydrogenase family protein: MLVKLTVIGCGYLGATHAACMAELGHDVLGMDTDKDKVHLLNSGKAPFFERDLDDLLAKHTASGRLRFTASYAEAAAHGALHFIGVGTPQRAGENAYDLTHLFSAVRGLAPHLLSPAVVAVKSTVPVGTAPRVAEILKESAPAGEKIEVAWNPEFLRESSAVEDTLHPDRLVLGFDAEHSWAEAVLRQCFGRIIEAGTPTIVTDWATAELAKASANSFLATKISFINAMAEVCETAGADVHQLADILGHDVRIGRRGMRPGLGFGGGCLPKDIRGFMARAGELGADQALTFLREVDAINNRRRERMVDLAREQLDGHLVGKRITVWGAAFKPNTDDIRDSPALAVAHRLQELGATVTVSDPKALDSARKSHPQLDYIDDPIAAVQDADLLLHLTEWAQFGHVDPHHLATRAASPKVIDGRGTLDAAAWREAGWTVRALGRP; encoded by the coding sequence CTGCTCGTGAAACTCACCGTCATCGGCTGCGGCTACCTCGGAGCGACTCACGCGGCCTGCATGGCCGAACTCGGGCACGACGTGCTCGGCATGGACACCGACAAGGACAAGGTCCACCTCCTCAACTCCGGCAAGGCCCCGTTCTTCGAACGCGACCTGGACGACCTGCTGGCCAAGCACACCGCCTCGGGCCGCCTGAGGTTCACCGCCTCCTACGCCGAAGCCGCCGCCCACGGCGCACTGCACTTCATCGGCGTCGGCACCCCGCAGCGGGCCGGAGAGAACGCCTACGACCTCACCCACCTCTTCAGCGCCGTCCGCGGGCTCGCCCCGCACCTGCTCAGCCCGGCCGTGGTCGCGGTCAAGTCGACCGTCCCGGTCGGCACGGCACCGCGCGTCGCGGAGATCCTGAAGGAGTCGGCCCCGGCGGGCGAGAAGATCGAGGTCGCCTGGAATCCGGAGTTCCTGCGCGAGTCGTCCGCCGTCGAGGACACCCTCCACCCCGACCGGCTCGTCCTCGGCTTCGACGCCGAACACTCCTGGGCCGAAGCCGTCCTGCGGCAGTGCTTCGGAAGGATCATCGAGGCGGGGACGCCGACGATCGTCACCGACTGGGCCACCGCCGAACTCGCGAAGGCCTCCGCGAACTCCTTCCTCGCCACGAAGATCTCCTTCATCAACGCGATGGCCGAGGTCTGCGAGACAGCGGGCGCCGACGTCCACCAGCTGGCGGACATCCTCGGCCACGATGTCCGCATCGGCCGCCGCGGCATGCGACCCGGTCTCGGCTTCGGCGGCGGCTGCCTCCCCAAGGACATCCGCGGCTTCATGGCCCGCGCCGGTGAGCTCGGGGCCGACCAGGCCCTGACGTTCCTGCGCGAGGTCGACGCGATCAACAACCGGCGCCGCGAACGCATGGTCGACCTCGCCCGCGAACAACTCGACGGCCACCTCGTTGGCAAGCGGATCACCGTCTGGGGCGCCGCCTTCAAGCCGAACACCGACGACATCCGCGACTCACCCGCGCTCGCCGTCGCCCACAGGCTCCAGGAACTCGGCGCCACCGTCACCGTCAGCGACCCCAAGGCCCTCGACAGCGCCCGCAAATCCCACCCGCAGCTCGACTACATCGACGACCCGATCGCCGCGGTCCAGGACGCGGACCTGCTGCTGCACCTGACGGAATGGGCACAGTTCGGCCACGTGGACCCCCACCACCTCGCCACCCGCGCCGCGAGCCCGAAGGTCATCGACGGCCGAGGCACCCTGGATGCCGCCGCCTGGCGCGAAGCGGGCTGGACCGTCCGCGCCCTCGGGCGGCCCTGA
- a CDS encoding pentapeptide repeat-containing protein, whose amino-acid sequence MLAGAAGLVVLGTVFVLLPGVVVDHDLAGASVAAQDRLKAVNDVRTTLLQVVGGLVVLFGAYATWRQLRVSQDGLRATQEGYVTDRFSRAVDQLGSDKLDVRIGGLHALWRIAEQSARDREAIISIQAAYLRTHLPWPPAGPESPAADVPINDIAPLETRAADAQVALTALGVLCRHREQSWVNLSITDLRRADCDGLWFPEVNFDRACLEAAGLYHANLTQASLVSVNLRHADLTTAILRRARCVLADLRGAKLVETDLRDADFTETDLREANLRKAVAHGAVFQRADLRMADLRGTDLSTANLVEARLTGAVASEHTRWPADFDRAAAGVVDTDDPGPEPSPLLQPPGMTWQAPPLRSTP is encoded by the coding sequence CTGCTGGCCGGGGCGGCGGGGCTGGTCGTTCTGGGCACAGTGTTCGTCCTGCTGCCGGGTGTGGTGGTCGACCACGATCTCGCCGGGGCGAGCGTCGCGGCACAGGATCGGCTGAAGGCGGTGAACGATGTCCGTACGACGCTTCTGCAGGTGGTCGGCGGCCTGGTCGTGCTCTTCGGCGCGTATGCCACCTGGCGGCAACTGCGGGTCAGCCAGGACGGTTTGCGCGCCACCCAGGAGGGCTACGTCACCGACCGATTCAGCCGGGCCGTCGACCAGCTCGGCAGCGACAAGCTGGATGTGCGCATCGGCGGGTTGCACGCGCTGTGGCGGATCGCCGAGCAGTCCGCCCGCGACCGGGAGGCCATCATCTCCATCCAGGCCGCGTATCTGCGTACGCACCTGCCCTGGCCGCCCGCCGGGCCGGAATCCCCGGCGGCGGACGTGCCCATCAACGACATCGCGCCGTTGGAGACTCGCGCCGCCGACGCCCAGGTGGCGCTGACCGCGCTCGGCGTGCTGTGCCGGCACCGGGAGCAGTCCTGGGTCAATCTCAGCATCACCGACCTGCGCCGGGCCGACTGCGACGGACTCTGGTTCCCCGAGGTCAACTTCGACCGCGCGTGCCTGGAGGCCGCAGGTCTGTACCACGCCAATCTGACCCAGGCCTCCCTGGTCTCGGTCAACCTGCGGCACGCCGACCTCACGACTGCGATTCTCCGCCGGGCTCGCTGCGTCCTGGCCGACCTGCGGGGCGCGAAGCTGGTCGAAACCGACTTGCGTGACGCCGACTTCACCGAGACCGACCTGCGCGAGGCGAACCTGCGCAAGGCCGTCGCCCACGGCGCGGTCTTCCAACGCGCCGATCTCCGCATGGCCGACTTGCGCGGCACCGACCTGAGCACCGCCAACCTTGTCGAAGCACGCCTGACCGGCGCCGTGGCCAGCGAGCACACCCGCTGGCCCGCCGACTTCGACCGCGCGGCGGCCGGGGTCGTCGACACCGACGACCCCGGCCCCGAGCCCTCGCCCCTGCTCCAGCCCCCGGGGATGACGTGGCAGGCGCCGCCGCTGCGGTCCACCCCCTGA